A stretch of the Comamonas testosteroni TK102 genome encodes the following:
- a CDS encoding DUF1566 domain-containing protein produces the protein MVIDTRAKLAWPRCAEGMSWNGKTCSGQAEVFSYKQAMTHAAERNKAENLRWRLPRVNELKRLLDRSSKPQGLNPELFPNAPRDWHWTGTAAVNAQRLNTYNYAQVDKSSSISGLSAQQAWAVNTETLQAVPDMGKGNGLLLRLVRPATEAELGPQTSSAP, from the coding sequence ATGGTGATAGACACGCGCGCCAAGCTGGCATGGCCCCGCTGCGCCGAGGGCATGAGCTGGAATGGCAAGACCTGCAGCGGCCAGGCCGAGGTCTTCAGCTACAAGCAGGCCATGACCCATGCCGCAGAACGCAACAAGGCCGAAAACCTGCGTTGGCGCCTGCCGCGCGTCAACGAACTCAAGCGCCTGCTCGACCGCAGCAGCAAGCCCCAGGGCCTGAACCCGGAACTTTTTCCCAATGCGCCGCGCGACTGGCACTGGACGGGCACGGCCGCCGTGAATGCCCAGCGCCTGAACACCTACAACTACGCCCAGGTGGACAAATCCAGCAGCATCTCCGGCCTCTCGGCCCAGCAGGCCTGGGCGGTCAACACCGAGACGCTGCAGGCCGTGCCTGATATGGGCAAGGGCAATGGCTTGCTGCTGCGCCTGGTGCGTCCGGCCACCGAGGCCGAGCTCGGCCCCCAGACTTCGTCCGCGCCATGA
- a CDS encoding multidrug effflux MFS transporter yields MQASVSLRLVLILGLLSAIGPFAIDMYLPALPQIGASLDAQVGAVQASLTAFFLSIGVGQLLYGPVSDMLGRKPPLYFGLSVFAAASVGCALAPNIETLVGFRFVQGLGAAACMAVPRAVVRDLHTGHAAARMMSLLMLVFSVSPILAPLAGSGVIALAGWRAVFWVVAAAAMLGLIATWRGVEETRSAEARLDSSLGGALKAYLSLLRDWHYLGLVFIGGCAMAGFFVYLAGSPFVLINYYGLSSTQYSMAFALNSIAFIGAAQLTGRLGQRFGLVNVVKAAASASGVTMAALLVYYLLGGEQLTVLIVLYFIASAFMGLVIPTTSVLALEEHGEIAGTASALLGTLQMLSGAAAMQIVGHFSNGKPLPMVVGMATGALVGVALTWITLGRVHRVAHD; encoded by the coding sequence ATGCAAGCTTCTGTTTCCCTGCGCCTGGTTCTGATTCTCGGCCTGTTGTCGGCCATAGGGCCTTTCGCCATCGATATGTATCTGCCGGCCTTGCCACAGATCGGCGCCAGCCTGGATGCCCAGGTCGGTGCCGTGCAAGCCAGCCTGACCGCGTTCTTTCTCTCCATCGGTGTGGGCCAGCTGCTCTACGGCCCGGTCTCCGACATGCTGGGCCGCAAGCCGCCGCTGTATTTTGGCCTGTCGGTGTTTGCCGCCGCCAGCGTGGGATGTGCGCTGGCGCCCAATATCGAGACCCTGGTGGGGTTCCGCTTTGTGCAGGGTCTGGGCGCTGCAGCCTGCATGGCCGTGCCGCGTGCCGTGGTGCGCGACCTGCATACGGGCCACGCGGCCGCACGCATGATGTCGCTGCTGATGCTGGTCTTCAGCGTCTCGCCGATTCTGGCGCCTCTGGCCGGCAGCGGCGTGATTGCCCTGGCCGGCTGGCGTGCCGTGTTCTGGGTCGTGGCCGCCGCAGCCATGCTGGGCTTGATCGCCACCTGGCGCGGCGTGGAGGAAACCCGCAGCGCCGAGGCGCGGCTGGACAGCAGCCTGGGCGGCGCACTCAAGGCCTATCTGAGCCTGTTGCGTGACTGGCATTACCTGGGCCTGGTGTTCATCGGCGGCTGCGCCATGGCGGGCTTTTTTGTCTACCTGGCGGGCTCGCCGTTTGTGCTGATCAACTACTACGGCCTCTCGTCCACTCAGTACAGCATGGCGTTCGCACTCAACTCCATCGCCTTCATCGGTGCGGCGCAACTGACGGGGCGGCTGGGTCAGCGCTTTGGCCTGGTCAATGTGGTCAAGGCCGCAGCTTCTGCCTCGGGCGTGACCATGGCTGCATTGCTGGTCTATTACCTGCTGGGCGGCGAGCAGCTGACGGTGCTGATCGTGCTGTACTTCATCGCCAGTGCCTTCATGGGTCTGGTGATTCCCACGACCTCGGTGCTGGCCCTGGAGGAGCACGGCGAGATTGCCGGAACCGCCTCGGCCTTGCTGGGCACGCTGCAGATGCTGAGCGGCGCGGCGGCCATGCAGATCGTGGGGCATTTTTCCAACGGCAAGCCCCTGCCCATGGTGGTGGGTATGGCGACCGGAGCCCTGGTGGGCGTGGCGCTGACCTGGATCACGCTGGGCCGTGTACACCGAGTTGCCCATGACTGA
- a CDS encoding class I adenylate-forming enzyme family protein — protein MTSHQCGGMHARQPTYLELIRRGARQHADRVAVVFGEESLSFSQVDALSSQLAHALYSQGIEQNDRVALLLNNGLLSVPLDFACVKAGLNRVPLNARLSVAEHVKMLQETGCIHLIFGAGLEQRAAQIKAELPALCCLGLGAAMPGSVDLGALASRHPVQGPDIEVQPDDIVLTLFTSGTTGTLKAAQHSQASFASICRNVLLNLLPATADDAMLHAASLIHASGVFVLPFWLRGGRTVIVSSFEPGRFLAVLQAQRITAINLVPTMLQMLLEHPDFTRVNVSALKYVIYGASPMPRSVLQKAMEHWGTHRFWQYYGQTEVPLCLAVLRPEDHTPQLMGSACGQPCLDVELRLLDEQGRDVAPGEPGEITVRAPSAVRGYYNAPQLNEDTFTPDGWVRTRDMGLLDAQGFLHLKDRKSDMIITGGYNVYPLEVENALLTHPAVRECVVLGLPHDKWVEVVTAAVVLRDGAQSSEQELVAHVATQLASYKKPQQVIFVQEIAKTAVGKLNRRAMRERLKPQ, from the coding sequence ATGACGAGCCATCAGTGCGGCGGCATGCATGCAAGACAGCCCACTTATCTGGAGCTAATACGGCGCGGAGCACGCCAGCATGCGGATCGCGTAGCCGTGGTGTTTGGAGAGGAAAGCCTCAGTTTCTCCCAGGTCGACGCGCTGAGCAGCCAGCTTGCCCATGCCCTGTACTCACAGGGGATCGAGCAAAACGATCGCGTGGCATTGCTGCTGAACAATGGCTTGCTCAGCGTGCCGCTGGACTTCGCTTGCGTCAAGGCCGGACTCAATCGTGTGCCTCTGAATGCGCGCTTGTCTGTGGCTGAGCATGTGAAGATGCTCCAGGAGACAGGCTGCATCCACCTGATCTTTGGGGCAGGCCTGGAGCAGCGTGCTGCACAAATCAAGGCCGAGCTGCCCGCGCTTTGCTGCCTGGGGCTTGGTGCGGCCATGCCAGGTTCCGTGGATCTTGGTGCGCTGGCTAGCCGTCATCCCGTGCAAGGGCCGGACATCGAGGTGCAGCCCGACGATATCGTGCTGACGCTGTTCACGTCCGGAACCACCGGTACCTTGAAGGCTGCCCAGCATTCCCAGGCATCTTTTGCCAGCATCTGCCGCAATGTGCTGCTCAATCTGCTGCCGGCCACGGCGGATGACGCCATGCTGCATGCCGCCTCCCTGATTCACGCCAGTGGTGTGTTCGTGCTGCCGTTCTGGCTTCGCGGAGGGCGTACCGTCATTGTCTCGAGCTTTGAGCCGGGCCGGTTTCTGGCGGTACTGCAGGCGCAGCGCATCACCGCCATCAATCTGGTGCCGACCATGCTGCAGATGCTGCTGGAGCATCCGGATTTCACCAGAGTCAATGTCTCGGCGCTCAAGTATGTGATCTATGGCGCCTCACCCATGCCGCGCAGCGTGCTGCAAAAGGCCATGGAGCATTGGGGAACCCACCGCTTCTGGCAGTACTACGGGCAGACCGAGGTGCCTTTGTGCCTGGCGGTTCTGAGGCCCGAAGACCACACGCCTCAGCTCATGGGGTCGGCCTGCGGCCAGCCCTGTCTGGATGTCGAGCTGCGACTGTTGGACGAACAGGGGCGGGATGTGGCGCCGGGCGAGCCGGGTGAGATCACCGTCAGGGCACCGTCGGCGGTGCGCGGCTACTACAACGCCCCGCAACTCAATGAGGACACTTTTACCCCGGACGGCTGGGTGCGCACGCGAGACATGGGGCTGCTCGATGCCCAAGGTTTTCTGCATCTCAAGGATCGCAAGTCCGACATGATCATTACGGGCGGCTACAACGTCTATCCGCTGGAGGTCGAGAATGCCTTGCTCACCCATCCCGCGGTACGCGAATGCGTGGTGCTAGGGCTGCCGCACGACAAATGGGTCGAAGTCGTGACTGCGGCGGTTGTCCTCAGGGACGGGGCGCAGTCAAGCGAGCAGGAGCTGGTAGCCCATGTGGCGACGCAGCTGGCTTCGTACAAAAAACCACAGCAGGTGATTTTTGTGCAGGAGATTGCAAAGACGGCGGTGGGCAAGCTCAACCGCCGTGCCATGCGCGAGCGGCTCAAGCCTCAGTAG
- a CDS encoding NADP-dependent oxidoreductase has protein sequence MTVNQQILLDNRPQGEAVESNFKLVQSPLPAVGEGQVLVRHHYLSLDPYMRGRMNDSKSYAQPQPLGEVMQGGTVGEIVESRHPKFKAGDKVVGMGGWQEYSLLDPSVPGALRKVDTTHVPLSYYLGAVGMPGVTAWYGLVKIINPKAGETMVVSAATGAVGSAFVALAKARGCRVVGIAGGAEKCRYAVHELGFDACIDYREHPDVKTMAKALKDACPNGIDGYFENVGGYIFDAVLLRTNAFARVALCGMIAGYDGQPLPLANPALLLVNRIKLEGFIVSEHMEVWGEALTELGGLVAAGKLKPRETISQGLASAPGAFLGLLKGKNFGKQLVKLI, from the coding sequence ATGACGGTCAATCAGCAGATCCTTCTGGACAACCGCCCGCAGGGCGAGGCGGTGGAGAGCAATTTCAAGCTGGTGCAGTCGCCGCTGCCCGCGGTGGGCGAGGGTCAGGTGCTGGTGCGCCACCACTATCTGAGCCTGGACCCTTACATGCGCGGTCGCATGAACGACTCCAAGAGCTATGCCCAACCCCAGCCGTTGGGCGAGGTCATGCAGGGCGGCACGGTAGGCGAGATTGTCGAGAGCCGCCACCCCAAGTTCAAGGCCGGCGACAAGGTGGTCGGCATGGGCGGCTGGCAGGAGTACTCGCTGCTCGACCCCAGCGTGCCCGGCGCGCTGCGCAAGGTCGACACCACCCATGTGCCGCTGTCCTACTATCTGGGTGCCGTGGGCATGCCGGGCGTCACGGCCTGGTATGGCCTGGTCAAGATCATCAACCCAAAGGCCGGTGAAACCATGGTCGTCAGTGCCGCGACCGGTGCCGTGGGCAGCGCCTTTGTGGCGCTGGCCAAGGCGCGCGGCTGCCGCGTGGTGGGCATTGCGGGCGGTGCCGAGAAATGCCGTTACGCCGTGCATGAGCTGGGCTTTGATGCCTGCATCGATTACCGCGAGCACCCCGATGTCAAGACCATGGCCAAGGCTTTGAAGGATGCCTGCCCCAACGGCATCGACGGCTATTTCGAGAACGTGGGCGGCTATATCTTCGATGCCGTGCTGCTGCGCACCAATGCCTTTGCGCGTGTGGCCCTGTGCGGAATGATTGCCGGCTATGACGGCCAGCCCCTGCCACTGGCCAACCCGGCGCTGCTGCTGGTCAACCGCATCAAGCTCGAAGGCTTTATCGTCAGCGAGCACATGGAAGTCTGGGGCGAGGCCCTGACCGAGCTGGGCGGCCTGGTGGCCGCCGGCAAGCTCAAGCCGCGCGAGACGATTTCTCAAGGTCTGGCCTCGGCGCCCGGCGCGTTTCTGGGACTGCTCAAGGGCAAGAACTTCGGCAAGCAGCTGGTGAAACTGATTTGA
- a CDS encoding MGMT family protein, whose amino-acid sequence MNHAASLPFPGHALFVTRIGTCGLAWNAAAVCAVQLPEASWGETRERMLLGLTKRHALQPQRGPAVYGAVTSISAVPGFALQAMAGVQCLLAGLSSRSEQGWAQPSAEAVAAGVLGDLRQAFAQESTHDLPDLQQIALDEFAVPAFHSRVYAFTRALEPGRTSTYGEVAAALGEAGAARAVGQALGANPFAPIVPCHRVLAAGRAPGGFSGGQGALTKLRMLEIEGGAWGGTQSLFAD is encoded by the coding sequence ATGAATCACGCTGCTTCGCTGCCTTTTCCCGGTCATGCCTTGTTTGTCACGCGCATCGGTACCTGCGGACTGGCCTGGAATGCCGCTGCCGTCTGCGCCGTGCAACTGCCCGAGGCCAGCTGGGGCGAGACCCGGGAGCGCATGTTGCTGGGCCTGACCAAACGCCATGCGCTGCAGCCGCAGCGCGGGCCTGCGGTCTATGGCGCAGTGACCTCCATCTCCGCGGTTCCGGGTTTTGCACTGCAGGCCATGGCCGGGGTGCAGTGTCTGCTGGCAGGCCTGAGCTCGCGGAGCGAGCAGGGCTGGGCGCAACCCAGCGCGGAGGCTGTGGCTGCCGGCGTGCTGGGCGATCTGCGCCAGGCCTTTGCGCAAGAGTCGACCCATGATTTGCCCGATCTGCAGCAGATCGCGCTTGATGAATTTGCCGTGCCTGCATTTCACAGCCGGGTCTATGCTTTCACGCGCGCCCTGGAGCCGGGCCGGACCAGCACCTATGGCGAGGTGGCTGCGGCACTGGGCGAGGCCGGTGCCGCGCGCGCCGTGGGCCAGGCGCTGGGCGCCAATCCGTTTGCACCGATTGTTCCCTGTCATCGCGTGCTGGCGGCGGGGCGGGCACCGGGCGGCTTTTCGGGCGGTCAGGGGGCGTTGACCAAGCTGCGCATGCTGGAGATCGAAGGTGGCGCCTGGGGCGGCACACAGTCGCTGTTTGCCGATTGA
- a CDS encoding SDR family oxidoreductase codes for MTRTVQQLFDLSGKTALVTGGSRGLGLQMAHALGEAGAKILLSSRKAKDLEEAAAELQAAGIEADWVAADCSDEADITRLAKEAVQRLGHVDILINNAGASWGAPAEDHPTAAWDKVMNLNVRGYFLLSQQIARLSMLERKSGRIINLASIAGLGGNPTGMKTIAYNTSKGAVINFTRALAGEWGEHGITVNAICPGFFKTKMAAVLIETLGEDEMRSHAPLRRLGDDEDLKGLTLLYASDAGKHITGQWMAVDGGVSALVGG; via the coding sequence ATGACACGTACGGTGCAGCAACTTTTCGATCTCTCGGGCAAGACGGCCCTGGTGACCGGTGGCTCGCGTGGCCTGGGTCTGCAGATGGCGCATGCGCTGGGCGAGGCCGGCGCGAAGATTCTGCTGAGCTCGCGCAAGGCCAAGGATCTGGAAGAGGCCGCAGCCGAACTCCAGGCCGCAGGCATAGAGGCCGACTGGGTTGCCGCCGACTGCTCGGACGAGGCCGATATCACGCGCCTGGCCAAGGAGGCCGTGCAGCGCCTCGGCCATGTGGACATCCTGATCAACAACGCCGGAGCCAGCTGGGGCGCCCCGGCTGAGGACCACCCGACGGCGGCCTGGGACAAGGTGATGAACCTGAATGTGCGCGGCTATTTTCTGCTGAGCCAGCAGATCGCCCGCCTGTCCATGCTGGAGCGCAAGAGCGGTCGCATCATCAATCTGGCATCAATCGCCGGCCTGGGCGGCAATCCCACGGGCATGAAGACCATTGCCTACAACACCTCCAAGGGCGCGGTCATCAATTTCACGCGCGCGCTGGCTGGCGAGTGGGGCGAGCACGGCATCACGGTCAACGCCATCTGCCCGGGCTTTTTCAAGACCAAGATGGCGGCCGTGCTGATCGAGACGCTGGGTGAGGACGAAATGCGTTCCCATGCCCCGCTGCGCCGCCTGGGTGACGACGAGGATCTCAAGGGACTGACGCTGCTCTATGCCAGCGATGCTGGCAAGCACATCACCGGCCAGTGGATGGCGGTGGATGGCGGGGTGAGCGCCCTGGTCGGAGGCTGA
- a CDS encoding MFS transporter, giving the protein MTESAAQTPAAYDGLPDGARGRAMLVIILGLTLSVLDSSIVNLALPAIARELQASSALTLWVVNAYQLAGLVLLLPLAALGERLGYRRIYLLGMTVFVIASVAATLASSLATLIAARVFQGMGAAGIMSVNAALVRLTYPRAMLGRGMAINSLVVATSSMAGPSVAAAILSVANWPWLFAINVPLGLITLWMGRKALPANPVVRKDGEPIAALDVLLNILMFTLLFLGGEQLGVRMGQGAAGSSLMPSGWWLLGAGLVVGYVYLRRQWHRTAPLFPVDLMRIPVFRLSMCGSVSAFCAQMLSYLALPFLLLEARGLSPMEAGMLITAWPLATMLTAPVAGRLIGKYPDGLLGGIGMAMFACGLWLLAAMPIDVAHWDMVWRMLLAGSGFALYQSPNNHTIVTSAPMSRSGAAGGMLSSARMTGQTLGAVVLATIFAISGGHGGNAELLALAVAGGFAALAGVFSMLRVRPGKSQH; this is encoded by the coding sequence ATGACTGAGAGCGCTGCCCAGACTCCTGCCGCCTACGACGGCCTGCCCGATGGCGCACGCGGCCGCGCCATGCTGGTCATCATTCTGGGACTGACGCTGTCGGTGCTGGACAGCAGCATCGTCAATTTGGCCTTGCCCGCCATTGCGCGCGAGCTGCAGGCGAGTTCGGCGCTGACGCTGTGGGTGGTCAACGCCTATCAGCTTGCCGGTCTGGTGCTGCTGCTGCCGCTGGCGGCACTGGGTGAGCGCCTGGGTTACCGGCGCATCTATCTGCTGGGCATGACGGTGTTTGTCATTGCCTCGGTGGCGGCCACGCTGGCCAGCTCGCTGGCCACTCTGATTGCGGCGCGTGTGTTTCAAGGCATGGGTGCGGCCGGCATCATGAGCGTGAATGCAGCGCTGGTGCGATTGACCTATCCGCGCGCCATGCTGGGACGCGGCATGGCCATCAATTCGCTGGTGGTGGCGACCTCGTCCATGGCCGGGCCTTCGGTGGCCGCGGCCATCCTGTCGGTCGCCAACTGGCCCTGGCTGTTTGCCATCAATGTGCCGCTGGGCCTGATCACCTTGTGGATGGGACGCAAGGCGCTGCCGGCCAACCCCGTGGTGCGCAAGGATGGCGAGCCGATCGCGGCGCTTGACGTATTGCTCAATATTCTGATGTTCACCCTGCTTTTCCTGGGCGGTGAGCAACTGGGCGTGCGCATGGGGCAGGGCGCTGCGGGCAGCTCCCTGATGCCTTCGGGCTGGTGGCTGCTGGGCGCCGGGCTGGTGGTCGGCTATGTGTATCTGCGCCGTCAGTGGCACAGGACAGCTCCGTTGTTTCCGGTCGATCTGATGCGCATTCCCGTGTTCCGTTTGTCGATGTGCGGCTCGGTCTCGGCCTTCTGCGCGCAGATGCTGTCCTATCTGGCCCTGCCATTCCTGCTGCTGGAGGCTCGCGGCCTGTCTCCCATGGAGGCCGGCATGCTGATCACGGCCTGGCCGCTGGCCACCATGCTCACGGCCCCGGTAGCCGGGCGTCTGATTGGCAAGTATCCCGACGGGCTGCTGGGCGGTATCGGCATGGCCATGTTTGCCTGCGGACTGTGGCTGCTGGCGGCCATGCCCATCGACGTCGCGCACTGGGATATGGTCTGGCGCATGCTGCTGGCGGGCAGCGGCTTTGCGCTCTACCAGTCACCCAACAATCACACCATCGTCACTTCGGCCCCCATGTCGCGCAGCGGCGCGGCAGGCGGCATGCTGAGTTCGGCCCGCATGACAGGGCAGACGCTGGGTGCCGTGGTGCTGGCCACCATCTTTGCCATCTCGGGCGGGCATGGTGGCAATGCTGAACTGCTGGCGCTGGCAGTGGCCGGCGGCTTTGCGGCATTGGCCGGGGTTTTCAGCATGTTGCGGGTACGCCCGGGCAAGTCGCAGCATTGA
- a CDS encoding transcriptional regulator, PaaX family protein — MARAIPLSARAITQAAALFGIGENAVRVCLSRLISAGKVDRPGRGLYLARLQPSHLAHIVDNWHRREQLRRPWHGQWLALQDASASKADKSLWRRHQRALGLRGFASLGPQLHIRPDNLRITFTEFQVELESLGIASGSCLMQIHQIDKLHEAQARKLWNTQALEAAHKHWICVILSSHQRLDDMPLPSAVRESLLLGRSAIAHLLRDPLLPEELMPSHSRLSLEQELRSYQQHAIELWSAWLDQKGAQTLSRADIHNAIPQSSQN; from the coding sequence GTGGCACGTGCGATTCCGCTCTCCGCCCGTGCCATCACCCAGGCAGCAGCCTTGTTCGGCATTGGGGAAAATGCGGTCCGCGTCTGCCTGAGTCGCCTGATATCGGCCGGTAAAGTGGACAGGCCCGGGCGTGGTCTGTATCTGGCGCGGCTCCAGCCCTCTCATCTCGCCCATATCGTGGACAACTGGCACCGGCGTGAGCAGTTGCGTCGGCCCTGGCACGGGCAATGGCTTGCGTTACAGGACGCATCCGCCTCCAAAGCGGACAAATCTCTATGGCGCCGTCATCAACGCGCGCTGGGCTTGCGCGGCTTTGCATCGCTTGGTCCTCAGCTGCATATACGCCCCGACAATCTGCGCATTACGTTCACCGAGTTCCAGGTCGAGCTGGAATCACTGGGCATCGCGTCAGGCAGTTGTCTGATGCAGATTCACCAGATTGACAAGCTGCACGAGGCCCAGGCACGCAAGCTCTGGAACACGCAGGCACTGGAGGCCGCCCACAAGCACTGGATCTGCGTGATTCTCAGCAGCCACCAAAGACTGGACGACATGCCGCTGCCAAGCGCAGTGCGTGAATCGCTGCTGCTAGGTCGCTCGGCCATAGCCCATCTGCTGCGGGACCCCTTGCTGCCGGAAGAGCTCATGCCATCACACTCCAGATTGAGCCTGGAACAAGAGCTGCGAAGCTATCAGCAACATGCCATTGAGCTCTGGTCCGCATGGCTCGATCAGAAAGGGGCACAGACCCTGTCCAGGGCCGACATTCACAATGCCATCCCTCAATCCAGCCAGAATTGA
- a CDS encoding SDR family oxidoreductase, whose translation MITNFVGKTAVLTGAGSGFGLECARMGAARGMNLVLVDVQQEALDKAEAELKAAGAKVLARRVDVSDAAQMERLAAEVKETFGAPHFVFNNAGVGAGGLVWENTVADWQWVLGVNVWGVIHGVRLFTPMMLEAAKADPAFEGHIVNTASMAGLLAPPNMGIYNVSKHAVVSLTETLYQDLALVSDQVSASLLCPFFVPTGIGHSERNRPQGLEAQPLTASQKIGQAMTDKAVGSGKVTATEVAQKVFDAIASGQFYIYSHPQALGSVQVRLEDVVQGRNPTDPFAHKPELGESLKAALRAG comes from the coding sequence ATGATCACGAATTTCGTGGGAAAGACGGCGGTTCTGACGGGTGCGGGCTCTGGCTTCGGGCTGGAGTGCGCGCGCATGGGAGCTGCCAGAGGCATGAATCTGGTGCTGGTCGATGTGCAGCAGGAGGCGCTGGACAAGGCCGAGGCCGAGCTCAAGGCTGCCGGTGCCAAGGTGCTGGCGCGCAGGGTCGATGTGTCGGATGCGGCGCAGATGGAACGACTGGCTGCCGAAGTCAAGGAAACCTTTGGTGCGCCGCACTTCGTCTTCAACAACGCGGGCGTCGGTGCCGGCGGCCTGGTCTGGGAAAACACGGTGGCCGACTGGCAGTGGGTGCTGGGCGTCAATGTCTGGGGCGTGATCCATGGCGTGCGCCTGTTCACGCCCATGATGCTGGAGGCCGCCAAGGCCGATCCCGCCTTCGAAGGCCATATCGTCAACACCGCCAGCATGGCCGGTCTGCTGGCGCCGCCGAACATGGGTATCTACAACGTCAGCAAGCACGCGGTGGTGTCGCTGACCGAGACGCTGTACCAGGACCTGGCCCTGGTCTCGGACCAGGTCAGCGCCAGTCTGCTCTGCCCCTTCTTCGTGCCCACGGGCATAGGTCACAGCGAGCGCAACCGTCCCCAGGGCCTGGAGGCGCAGCCTTTGACGGCCAGCCAGAAGATAGGTCAGGCCATGACCGACAAGGCCGTGGGCTCGGGCAAGGTCACGGCGACCGAGGTGGCGCAGAAGGTGTTCGATGCCATTGCGTCGGGCCAGTTCTATATCTACAGCCACCCGCAGGCTCTGGGCTCGGTGCAGGTGCGTCTGGAGGATGTGGTGCAGGGCCGCAACCCGACGGATCCGTTCGCGCACAAGCCCGAACTGGGCGAGAGCCTCAAGGCGGCGCTGCGCGCAGGCTGA
- a CDS encoding crotonase/enoyl-CoA hydratase family protein, which yields MRFVQFEINGPVCTITMNRPDKRNAVHRPMAQELRDAFLRFERDEALHVAVLTGSAGHFCAGADLAAVADPGLRNELDSEGGGGGPMGPTRLELSKPVIAAISGYAVAGGLELALLADLRVVDESCVFGVFCRRWGVPLIDGGTVRLPRVVGMGRALDMILTGRPVKAEEALSMGLANRLVPAGQALQAARALAQQLAAFPQQCMRTDRDSAYAQWDMSLADALRSEGRKGVPMVAAEGAGGAAHFTRGEGRHGQFSR from the coding sequence ATGCGGTTTGTGCAATTCGAAATCAATGGCCCAGTCTGCACCATCACCATGAATCGGCCTGACAAGCGAAACGCTGTTCACCGGCCCATGGCCCAGGAGCTGCGCGATGCCTTTTTGCGGTTTGAGCGCGATGAAGCACTGCATGTTGCGGTGCTGACCGGCAGCGCAGGGCATTTCTGTGCTGGCGCTGATCTGGCGGCAGTGGCTGACCCCGGGTTGCGCAACGAACTGGATTCCGAAGGCGGCGGAGGTGGTCCCATGGGTCCGACACGGCTTGAATTGAGCAAGCCGGTGATTGCGGCCATCAGTGGCTACGCGGTAGCAGGAGGGCTGGAGCTGGCGTTGCTGGCCGATCTTCGCGTGGTTGACGAGTCTTGCGTGTTCGGCGTCTTCTGCCGCCGGTGGGGAGTGCCGTTGATTGATGGGGGGACGGTGCGCCTGCCTCGGGTGGTGGGAATGGGTAGGGCGCTGGACATGATCTTGACCGGACGGCCCGTCAAGGCCGAGGAGGCTCTTTCCATGGGCCTTGCGAACCGGCTTGTGCCTGCCGGGCAGGCTTTGCAAGCGGCAAGGGCGCTGGCGCAGCAACTGGCCGCATTTCCCCAGCAGTGCATGCGCACCGATCGCGATTCTGCCTACGCGCAGTGGGACATGAGTCTTGCGGATGCCTTGCGCAGCGAGGGTCGCAAAGGGGTGCCGATGGTGGCTGCGGAGGGCGCTGGCGGCGCAGCGCACTTCACCCGAGGCGAGGGGCGTCATGGGCAGTTTTCGCGCTGA
- a CDS encoding PaaI family thioesterase, with the protein MLSFGPEIPFVHELGFVLIKAESGESELRYTPRPEHLNSFGVTHGGASMTLLDVTMAVAARSVDFEQGVVTIEMKSSFMQAAKGPLVGQGKLLHRTGSMAFTEGRIYDAQGRLCVQATGTFKYMQRRPAAEGGLKALPTD; encoded by the coding sequence GTGTTGTCATTTGGTCCAGAAATTCCCTTTGTGCATGAACTTGGTTTCGTCCTGATCAAGGCGGAAAGCGGCGAATCCGAACTGCGCTACACACCGCGGCCCGAGCACCTGAATTCCTTCGGCGTCACGCATGGCGGCGCATCGATGACCTTGCTTGATGTGACCATGGCCGTGGCCGCGCGCAGCGTGGACTTCGAGCAGGGGGTTGTCACGATCGAGATGAAGAGTTCCTTCATGCAGGCGGCCAAGGGACCGCTGGTAGGCCAGGGCAAGCTGCTGCATCGCACCGGAAGCATGGCTTTCACCGAAGGCCGTATCTATGACGCGCAAGGACGCCTGTGCGTGCAGGCCACAGGCACTTTCAAGTACATGCAGCGCAGGCCTGCAGCCGAAGGCGGACTGAAAGCCCTGCCCACGGATTGA